A region from the Wolbachia endosymbiont (group A) of Rhinocyllus conicus genome encodes:
- a CDS encoding recombinase family protein — MGFKEDQMVTVSLYARVSSGKQAQENTIASQVAALEKQISTDGYKLLSEYKFIDNGYSGSNLVRPDLEKLRDKVTEGKIDRIYIHSPDRLSRKYAYQMVLLEEFEKAGAETVFLNYEINDNPESQLLLQMQGMIAEYERAKIMERSRRGKIYAANKGCVSVMGGAPYGYRYIDKYMGGGQALFEINEEEANVVRKVFLWIGRERTSIGEVCRRLNTMSIITRTGKKYWDRSVIWGMLKNPAYKGQAAFGKTKVGIKLQHIRPQKHSCEQPKDNYSTYSVEKANWIYVKVPNIVDEDVFDIVQEQLAENRKIARTRERGAKYLLQGLIVCKRCRYAYYGSPVRNKRGEKIDHYAYYRCIGRDSYRFGGNKICDNKHIRTDALETAVWEEVKHLLKNPNRVLEEYRRRLSELKKSSWDQKSDLLEKQENKLKRGIARLIDSYAQEYINQEEFEPRIKAMKQSLKTIEEEKKRIFDQKKLKQELTLVVTNLEDFSSNITSNLDNADWLTKRDIIRTLVKRIEINLEDVNVVFRVKELPNSPGNNREEKKNLQHCWRGNLTVASLCCITRIRATCQKSINKRTLSMHEKKIW, encoded by the coding sequence ATGGGATTCAAGGAGGATCAAATGGTAACAGTGAGTTTATATGCAAGAGTTTCTTCGGGGAAACAAGCACAAGAAAATACAATAGCAAGTCAAGTTGCAGCTTTAGAGAAGCAAATTAGTACGGATGGATACAAATTATTAAGTGAGTATAAATTTATTGATAATGGCTACAGTGGATCTAATCTAGTCCGTCCTGATCTAGAAAAGTTACGTGATAAAGTAACAGAAGGTAAAATTGATAGAATTTACATTCATTCACCTGATCGCTTATCTAGAAAATATGCATATCAAATGGTATTACTTGAAGAATTTGAGAAAGCAGGAGCAGAAACGGTTTTCTTAAATTATGAGATTAACGATAATCCAGAATCTCAATTGCTGTTACAAATGCAAGGTATGATAGCAGAATATGAACGAGCGAAAATTATGGAACGAAGTCGTCGCGGAAAGATTTATGCAGCTAATAAAGGTTGTGTAAGCGTAATGGGAGGAGCTCCTTATGGTTATCGTTATATAGATAAATATATGGGAGGAGGACAAGCTTTATTTGAAATAAACGAAGAAGAAGCTAATGTTGTTAGGAAAGTATTTTTGTGGATAGGAAGAGAAAGGACAAGTATTGGGGAAGTGTGTCGTCGGCTAAACACTATGTCTATTATAACACGAACAGGAAAAAAGTACTGGGATAGAAGTGTGATTTGGGGTATGTTAAAAAATCCTGCTTACAAAGGACAAGCGGCTTTTGGTAAAACAAAAGTAGGTATAAAGTTACAACATATCAGACCACAGAAACATTCTTGTGAACAACCGAAAGATAATTACTCTACCTATTCTGTTGAAAAAGCAAATTGGATTTATGTTAAAGTGCCAAATATAGTGGACGAAGATGTATTTGATATAGTTCAAGAACAATTAGCTGAGAATAGAAAAATAGCAAGGACAAGAGAAAGAGGAGCAAAATATTTACTACAAGGTTTAATCGTATGTAAGCGTTGTCGTTATGCATATTACGGAAGTCCTGTAAGAAATAAGCGAGGAGAAAAAATTGATCATTATGCTTATTATCGTTGTATTGGTAGAGATTCTTACCGTTTTGGTGGTAATAAAATTTGTGATAATAAACACATTCGTACAGATGCATTAGAAACAGCCGTTTGGGAAGAGGTTAAGCATTTATTGAAAAATCCAAATAGGGTTTTAGAAGAATACAGGCGTAGACTTTCAGAGCTTAAAAAATCATCATGGGATCAAAAAAGCGATTTACTAGAGAAACAAGAAAATAAATTAAAACGTGGTATTGCTAGACTTATTGATAGTTATGCTCAAGAATATATTAATCAAGAAGAATTTGAACCACGAATTAAAGCAATGAAACAAAGTTTAAAAACAATTGAAGAGGAGAAGAAAAGGATATTCGATCAAAAGAAATTAAAACAGGAATTAACTTTGGTTGTAACCAATTTAGAAGACTTTTCTTCCAATATTACATCAAACCTTGATAACGCAGACTGGCTAACTAAACGTGATATTATTAGAACGTTAGTCAAGAGAATTGAAATTAACCTTGAGGACGTAAATGTGGTATTTCGTGTAAAAGAGCTACCAAACTCTCCTGGAAATAATCGAGAAGAAAAGAAAAATTTGCAACATTGTTGGCGGGGTAATCTCACCGTTGCTAGCTTGTGTTGCATTACACGGATTAGAGCAACATGTCAAAAAAGCATTAACAAACGAACTCTTTCAATGCATGAAAAGAAAATATGGTAG
- the dapA gene encoding 4-hydroxy-tetrahydrodipicolinate synthase — MKFTFLWTACVTPFNCNGDDIDYRSLQRLLTIQAEAENGVVLLGSTGEGLSLTDSEKRTLVEFVCKLKLNTKIIIGVPGVNLYQTLEWLDFCKGMPIHGYLMTTPIYAKPGIMGQTLWFEKLLEKAHVPAMLYNIPSRAGINLHPETVHNLSDHEKLWAIKDSSGTVDTLAQYKKVAPNIEVFCGDDNMISDMAAYGVAGLVSVASNVWPHVAHEYVKQCLLSFQHVTRKKTTPQMTGNDMKSSTDIWQQACKALFIASNPIPTKALLHDIGLIEHQTVRLPLSTEDLPSVEKLRQANKMILGWKELTN; from the coding sequence TTGAAATTTACATTTTTATGGACTGCTTGTGTTACTCCTTTTAATTGCAATGGGGATGACATAGATTACCGCAGTTTGCAGCGTTTACTTACAATACAAGCTGAAGCTGAAAATGGCGTAGTGTTACTGGGTAGCACAGGTGAAGGCCTATCGCTTACTGATTCTGAAAAGCGTACATTAGTTGAATTTGTATGTAAGCTAAAATTAAATACGAAAATTATAATTGGTGTACCAGGAGTGAATCTATATCAAACTCTTGAATGGCTTGATTTTTGCAAGGGTATGCCTATTCACGGCTATCTAATGACAACTCCCATTTATGCAAAGCCTGGAATCATGGGGCAAACTTTATGGTTTGAAAAGCTGCTTGAAAAAGCACATGTACCGGCTATGCTTTACAATATTCCATCAAGAGCGGGAATAAATCTTCATCCTGAAACTGTACATAACTTATCTGACCATGAAAAACTTTGGGCTATCAAAGATTCAAGTGGCACCGTTGATACTTTAGCTCAGTATAAGAAAGTTGCTCCAAATATTGAGGTCTTTTGCGGAGATGATAATATGATATCCGATATGGCCGCTTATGGCGTAGCTGGTCTGGTTTCCGTTGCTTCCAATGTTTGGCCACATGTAGCACATGAATATGTTAAGCAATGCCTACTGTCATTCCAGCACGTAACTAGAAAAAAAACAACTCCTCAAATGACAGGAAATGACATGAAAAGTTCAACAGATATCTGGCAACAAGCTTGCAAAGCTCTATTTATTGCCAGCAACCCAATACCCACTAAAGCACTTTTGCATGATATTGGTCTTATAGAACATCAAACTGTCCGCCTACCACTCAGCACAGAAGACTTGCCTTCTGTTGAAAAATTGAGGCAAGCCAATAAAATGATTCTTGGATGGAAAGAACTGACTAATTAG
- a CDS encoding group II intron maturase-specific domain-containing protein: MLACVALHGLEQHVKKALTNELFQCMKRKYGRISHRNAQKSISVIFYCDDFVIIHENEEIILKAKILVEEWLETIGLKLKPSKTRVSHTLRTIDETKPGFDFLGFSIRQYPIKESKKGYKLLIKPSRNSIKQHTLAIKHKLREMRGAPQERVIKDLNPINRGWSQYYSSVVSCKIFSSLDNIMHRKLWKWAVFRHPNKGRCWIKRKYFKKYNNENWRFMTSNKVRLTIHSDHVIKRHIKVQKTRSPYDGDWVYWGKRLRKIPDKPLGVIKLLRLQQSKCDNCRLWFKSDDTIEIHHKDRNRRNNMITNLSLLHGHCHDELHRRCA, from the coding sequence TTGCTAGCTTGTGTTGCATTACACGGATTAGAGCAACATGTCAAAAAAGCATTAACAAACGAACTCTTTCAATGCATGAAAAGAAAATATGGTAGGATATCGCATAGAAACGCGCAAAAGTCTATTAGTGTAATTTTCTACTGTGATGATTTTGTCATCATACATGAAAACGAAGAGATTATTCTTAAAGCAAAAATTTTAGTTGAAGAATGGTTAGAAACCATTGGACTAAAATTAAAGCCCTCTAAAACAAGAGTTTCTCATACATTAAGAACCATTGACGAAACAAAACCAGGATTTGATTTTCTTGGATTTTCAATAAGACAATATCCAATAAAAGAAAGTAAGAAAGGTTACAAGTTATTAATCAAACCAAGTCGTAATTCTATAAAACAGCATACACTAGCTATTAAACATAAACTCAGAGAAATGCGTGGAGCACCACAAGAACGGGTGATAAAGGATCTCAATCCAATAAACAGAGGATGGAGTCAATATTACTCCTCGGTAGTTTCATGTAAAATCTTTAGCTCATTGGATAATATTATGCATAGAAAACTCTGGAAGTGGGCAGTTTTTAGGCACCCAAACAAAGGGAGATGCTGGATAAAAAGAAAGTACTTTAAGAAGTATAATAACGAAAACTGGCGCTTTATGACAAGTAACAAGGTACGTCTTACTATACACAGCGATCATGTTATTAAACGACATATCAAAGTGCAAAAAACCAGATCCCCATATGATGGTGATTGGGTATATTGGGGTAAACGTCTGAGAAAAATACCAGATAAGCCACTAGGAGTAATAAAATTATTGAGGTTGCAACAAAGTAAATGCGATAATTGTAGACTATGGTTTAAAAGTGATGATACAATAGAAATACATCACAAAGACCGGAATAGACGAAACAATATGATCACAAACTTATCTTTGTTACATGGACATTGTCACGATGAATTACACAGGAGGTGTGCATGA
- the ssb gene encoding single-stranded DNA-binding protein, which yields MSGGTINKVILVGNLGKDPEIRTTQNGKEMASFSIATSESWTDKLSGMRSEKTEWHNIVIFSEGLVKIVKDFARKGSKVYVEGSLRTRKWTDQNGSERYTTEVVLYNFNSALTLLDSRPNSDYKPSEYKQNETEQKNKHESFDNDIKDELIDDEIPF from the coding sequence ATGTCTGGTGGTACCATAAACAAAGTCATATTAGTTGGTAATTTAGGAAAAGATCCTGAAATTAGGACTACACAAAATGGAAAAGAGATGGCAAGTTTTTCAATAGCCACGTCTGAAAGTTGGACTGACAAACTTTCCGGTATGCGCTCTGAAAAGACAGAATGGCATAATATTGTAATTTTTAGTGAAGGATTAGTAAAAATCGTCAAAGATTTTGCACGCAAAGGCAGTAAAGTTTATGTTGAAGGTTCTTTGAGAACTAGAAAATGGACTGACCAAAACGGTAGTGAAAGATACACAACAGAGGTGGTTCTATATAATTTTAATAGCGCTCTTACTCTCTTGGATTCGCGACCAAATTCCGATTACAAGCCAAGTGAATACAAGCAAAATGAAACAGAACAAAAAAATAAGCACGAAAGTTTTGACAACGATATAAAAGATGAACTAATCGACGATGAAATACCATTTTAA
- a CDS encoding type I secretion system permease/ATPase has product MEITPSIKKELKQSTLYICLEKCKSAFWFIFWFSAGINLLMLFLPLYTSQVLDRVISSESVSTLTMLTIITLSAFACSAMLETCRYLAMAKIGDWIDKTATPDLIVRSIRLTSVQSSTSSGEAIRDLGVIKNFITGNGIFSLFDTPWSLIYLVVIFMIHTSTGFIAIAGIIILVSMAIWNELATKRILQETNEETIRNINAIDVATRNAEVVEAMGMSEFIVSDWCKRNDQNRAMQIKAQNRSNVITGITKFLRSTLQISVIGTGALLAITAHKTAGSIIAASILMGRVLAPFDAAVHTWKFLNQARMSYGRLQRLILTSPKREQTMALPEPEGKLEFDRVFFTPYGSNKPTVKGISFIIEPGDVVGVIGASASGKSTIAKLTVGVWKPISGVVRLDGADVYTWNRENFGNYVGYLPQDIELFNTSVKANIARMRPDPNPEEIIKAAKIAGIHELILSLPNGYDTTIGGPGGVTLSGGQKQLLGLARAFYGHTKLLVLDEPNANLDSNGEACLINAIGIARKQNTTTVIITHKLPLLSVVDKVILMSDGVIYAMGPKDEILSKLVAPSSNTKEDERSSANG; this is encoded by the coding sequence CAATTTATTAATGTTATTTCTACCACTTTATACCTCTCAAGTGCTTGATCGGGTGATATCAAGCGAAAGTGTATCAACACTAACTATGCTGACAATTATCACTTTATCTGCATTTGCATGTTCTGCAATGCTTGAAACTTGTCGATATTTAGCCATGGCAAAAATAGGTGATTGGATCGATAAAACTGCAACACCAGATCTGATAGTAAGGTCAATCAGGCTAACGTCAGTGCAGAGCTCAACTTCAAGTGGTGAAGCAATACGAGATCTCGGGGTAATAAAAAATTTCATTACAGGAAATGGTATATTCTCACTGTTTGATACTCCATGGTCGTTAATTTACCTTGTTGTGATTTTCATGATACACACCTCCACGGGGTTTATAGCTATTGCTGGAATCATTATATTAGTCTCTATGGCAATATGGAATGAACTTGCCACTAAACGAATATTACAAGAAACCAACGAAGAAACTATACGGAATATCAATGCTATAGATGTTGCAACAAGAAATGCAGAAGTAGTTGAAGCTATGGGCATGTCAGAATTCATAGTCTCTGATTGGTGTAAACGAAATGATCAGAATCGAGCAATGCAAATTAAAGCACAAAATCGCTCTAATGTAATTACTGGAATCACTAAGTTTTTGCGCTCAACTCTGCAAATATCAGTAATTGGAACAGGTGCATTACTTGCAATTACAGCTCATAAAACTGCTGGTAGCATCATCGCTGCTTCAATTTTAATGGGTAGAGTATTAGCACCATTTGACGCTGCGGTTCATACTTGGAAGTTTTTAAATCAGGCTAGAATGTCATATGGAAGGCTACAAAGACTTATATTAACATCGCCAAAAAGAGAGCAAACGATGGCTCTACCAGAACCTGAAGGAAAATTGGAATTTGATAGAGTATTTTTTACTCCTTATGGAAGCAATAAGCCAACAGTAAAAGGAATATCATTTATTATAGAACCAGGGGACGTAGTAGGTGTGATTGGTGCAAGTGCTTCTGGTAAATCCACTATCGCAAAATTAACTGTTGGTGTATGGAAGCCAATATCTGGTGTAGTCAGACTAGATGGCGCTGATGTATATACTTGGAATCGAGAAAATTTTGGTAATTATGTTGGCTACTTACCTCAAGATATTGAGTTATTTAACACTAGTGTCAAAGCTAATATTGCTCGCATGAGACCAGATCCAAATCCTGAAGAAATAATCAAAGCAGCAAAAATTGCAGGAATACATGAACTAATACTAAGCTTACCAAATGGATATGATACAACAATAGGAGGTCCTGGAGGAGTAACGCTCTCTGGCGGCCAAAAACAGCTTCTTGGACTTGCCAGAGCTTTTTATGGTCACACAAAACTTTTAGTACTTGATGAACCAAACGCTAACTTAGATAGCAATGGAGAGGCATGCTTAATTAATGCAATTGGCATTGCAAGAAAGCAAAATACTACTACTGTTATCATCACTCACAAGCTACCGTTATTGTCCGTAGTTGATAAGGTGATCCTCATGTCAGATGGTGTCATTTACGCTATGGGACCAAAAGATGAGATTTTGAGCAAATTAGTTGCTCCATCATCAAATACCAAAGAAGATGAGCGCTCTTCAGCAAATGGTTAG